A stretch of the Tachysurus fulvidraco isolate hzauxx_2018 chromosome 18, HZAU_PFXX_2.0, whole genome shotgun sequence genome encodes the following:
- the LOC125139371 gene encoding uncharacterized protein LOC125139371 isoform X2 — protein MVRIVVSEMMKICKNPTKHNITEIAKRMVARYPKSLQDVIDGDVIGPGYHSLVKQLQARVENDKRPDTPKVIKRKAASDDDTDEIPTEQKASVQDTYGCISWESKHLPLSETVDSQLEKNEEMKMFKKNYSTDVVKELVKCTYYTQRKDINKGASIQKLCQERPFLFNEVGMPAHFQELTGVNLMETFLANVDRKGARLLKFLRCVDAQKSE, from the coding sequence ATGGTAAGGATCGTGGTCTCTGAAATGATGAAGATTTGCAAGAATCcaaccaaacacaacataacagaGATAGCAAAAAGGATGGTGGCCAGGTATCCAAAGTCTCTGCAAGATGTGATTGATGGTGACGTTATTGGACCAGGATATCATTCTCTGGTGAAGCAACTTCAGGCAAGAGTTGAAAATGACAAGCGACCTGACACACCAAAGGTTATAAAGCGCAAAGCAGCATCAGATGATGACACAGACGAAATACCTACCGAACAAAAAGCAAGTGTTCAAGACACCTATGGATGTATTAGCTGGGAGTCAAAGCATTTGCCACTCTCGGAGACTGTGGACAGTCAGcttgaaaaaaatgaagaaatgaagatGTTTAAGAAGAACTACAGTACAGATGTTGTGAAAGAACTAGTCAAATGCACCTATTACACCCAGCGTAAAGACATCAACAAAGGGGCAAGCATCCAGAAACTATGCCAGGAACGGCCCTTTCTCTTCAATGAAGTTGGTATGCCAGCACATTTCCAAGAGCTGACTGGTGTGAATCTGATGGAAACCTTCCTTGCCAATGTAGACAGAAAAGGGGCACGTCTGTTAAAGTTCCTGAGATGTGTTGATGCACAAAAAAGCGAATGA
- the LOC125139371 gene encoding uncharacterized protein LOC125139371 isoform X1 — MFPDQMFSVTVVMETCLRQADFFKENPNCLKLVLYQDAFEVVNPLGSAKKKHKVLAVSFSLHNIPPHARSNADHMQLVLLCREKDFKEFGHDKVFSELLNDLKVLEENGITMADKTVVMGALYCIAGDNLGSHCIGGFTENFSSSVYLCRYCLLTPTEFQSADPADCGPQRTPETYRSATEQLEREDVSDVQGIKFSLWDFNTKICAFISSGCLSLCTLNFFFTSIIHLYIIFRNLYTINTKLLRAI; from the exons ATGTTTCCAGATCAGATGTTCTCAGTGACTGTTGTGATGGAGACGTGTTTGCGTcaagcagatttttttaaagaaaatccaAATTGTCTCAAGCTGGTTCTATACCAGGATGCATTTGAAGTAGTGAACCCACTTGGTTCTGCAAAAAAGAAGCACAAGGTTTTGGCTGTGTCCTTCTCTCTACACAACATTCCTCCCCATGCCCGGTCCAATGCTGATCATATGCAGCTAGTTTTACTGTGTAGGGAGAAGGATTTTAAGGAATTTGGCCATGACAAAGTTTTTTCAGAACTCCTGAACGATTTGAAAGTACTAGAGGAGAATGGCATAACGATGGCAGACAAAACTGTCGTGATGGGAGCTCTCTACTGCATTGCTGGAGACAACTTGGGCTCTCATTGTATTGGGGGTTTTACAGAAAATTTCAGTTCATCAGTGTATTTATGCAGATATTGTCTGTTAACTCCAACTGAATTTCAGAGTGCTGATCCAGCAGACTGTGGACCTCAGAGGACTCCAGAAACCTATAGATCTGCCACAGAACAGCTGGAAAGAGAGGACGTGTCAGACGTACAGGGGATAAAGTTCAG TCTCTGGGACTTCAACACCAAAATCTGTGCATTCATCTCCAGTGGTTGTCTTTCCCTCTGCACTCTCAATTTCTTCTTCACCAGCATCATCCACCTCTACATCATCTTCAGGAATCTGTACACCATTAATACCAAACTGCTTAGAGCGATTTGA